The following coding sequences lie in one Arachis hypogaea cultivar Tifrunner chromosome 4, arahy.Tifrunner.gnm2.J5K5, whole genome shotgun sequence genomic window:
- the LOC140184192 gene encoding uncharacterized protein: MWILFHKLISTHLKNKNSKELFFIFPGFSYIFLKERLSLFLSLSIRILKLSLLSHTSPLESLSVSLEPHLSHTRRRLHVSRPSLGSSLPATRATRRIVVARRLLVSDLAVAVDRWYTSKMLFAAIDENHHGTYDLMHLPIDFKNKCNVGYAFINMVSPSHMISFYEEKFLSSNLNVLVNQMGLTQVICWRVQRAIGTRN; encoded by the exons ATGTGG ATACTATTCCATAAACTAATTTCTACAcatctgaaaaacaaaaattcaaaagaactgTTCTTCATCTTCCCTGGGTTTTCTTACATCTTTCTCAAAGAacgtctctctctctttctctctctctcaattcgCATActgaaactctctcttctctctcacactAGCCCACTAGAGTCTCTCTCAGTCTCACTCGAGCCTCATCTCAGTCACACTCGCCGACGTCTCCATGTGTCGCGGCCTTCCCTGGGCTCCTCGTTGCCGGCGACAAGAGCAACTCGTCGGATAGTCGTCGCTCGTCGTCTTCTGGTTTCGGACCTCGCCGTCGCCGTGGACCGTTG GTACACATCAAAGATGCTTTTTGCTGCAATTGATGAGAATCATCATGGCACTTATGACTTAATGCACTTGCCAATTGATTTTAAG AACAAGTGTAATGTGGGTTATGCCTTCATCAATATGGTGTCTCCTTCACACATGATTTCATTCTATGAG GAGAAATTTCTATCCAGCAATTTGAATGTATTGGTCAATCAGATGGGTCTTACTCAGGTGATTTGTTGGAGAGTCCAAAGGGCGATTGGGACGAGAAACTAG